The Rhodococcus sp. B50 DNA window GCGGAAGACGGAGTGGTCTTCGACCAGGACGGCGTCACGGTCACGATGTTCACGGTGGAGCACGACCCTGTCGGTGCCATCCAGCCCGCGGTCGGATATCGCGTCGACTACGCCGGCAAGTCGGTGCTCATCAGCGGCGATACCGTGCCCACCGAGAACGTCCTGAAGTTCGGTGAGGGCGTCGACGTGCTGGTGCACGAGGTTGCGGACTTCGAGGATCCGTCGGCGCTTCCCAGCGTGTACGCGCACCACACGAATCCGCAGCAGGCCGGCGACATCTTCGAACAGACCCAGCCGAAGATGGCCGTGTACAGCCACATCGTCAACGGCATTCCCGGCCGCGTCCCCGGCATCTCCGATGAGATGCTCGTCGAACGCACCCGGGAGAACTACGACGGCCCGCTGACCGTCGGCACCGACCTGATGAGCTTCCTCATCACCGGCGACGAGGTGCGCGTGGACAGCTGAGCGTCAGCTCGAACAGAACCCGCCGGTGTTCCGGCGGGTTCTGTCGATCGCCGAGGGTTTCGTTCCGGGCCCGCGTGGTCACACATCCGATGTACTGCGTTCCGCACTGAGGAGGACCCGACATGGCGGCTACCGTCTCCGACCGATTCGACATCGACGCCACACCCGAGCAGGTGATGCGCGCCCTCGAAGATGTCGAACGCATCCCCGAGTGGTCCTCGGCCCACAAGAGCGTGGAGGTACTCACCCGGGACGCCGACGGTCGCCCGCAGCGGGTTCGCATGACGCTGTCGTTGTTCGGCTTCTCCGACACCCAGACCATCGAGCACGACTGGACCGAGCGGTCGACGTCGTGGACGCTCGTCGAGAGCGCGATGCAGCGCAGTCAGGACGGCGAATACGCGCTGGAGCAGATCTCGCGCGGCACCCGAGTTCACGTCACCATGTCGCTCGAACCGAAGGTTCCGGTTCCCGGTTTCGTGCTGAAACGCGGGCAGAAGCATGCGGTCGAAGCGGTCCGGAAGGGGCTGACCGAGTTCGTCCTGACTCACTACATCTGACACTCCCCGAGACGATCACCCATGACGGATCAGGTCTGCGGCTTTCTCGCCGATCAACACCGTCGGTGCGTGGGTGTGACCGTGGATGGTGGTGGGCATGACCGACGCGTCCGCGATACGGAGTTTGTCGATGCCTCGGACCCGGAGTCGCGAAGTAACGACGCCGGTGCCGTCGCGACCCATGCGGCAGGTGCCGACCGGGTGGTAGATCGTCTGGCCGAGTTCCTCCAGCGCATGGACGAACATCTCCTCGTCATGGGTTCCGGGACGGGGGATGGGCCGGATACGCGGACCGAGTCGGGATTTCAGCGAGGGCGCGGAGGCCAGAACCGAACAGAGCCGTAGGCCTTCGAGCATCGCGTTCCGGTCGATTCCCGCGCTGTCGCTGAGATAGCGAGGGTCGATGATCGGCTTCACGGTGTGATCGGCGGATCGCAACGTGATCTGTCCGCGGCTGACAGGCGCGAGAAGTATCGCGCCGATGATGACGGTGTGCTGGGTGGGAACGACGAGTCCTTGATCGAAGAACGGCGCCGGGGAGAAGAAGATCTCGAGGTCGGGGACAGACAGGTCGGGTCGACTGCGAACGAATCCGTAGGCCTCCTCGACACAGGAGGTCAGCGTGCCCTTCCGCCGGAGCAGATAGTTGACGAACTCGGAGATTGTGCCGGCCGAGAACAGTGAACCGTCGTCGACGCTGTAGCCGAGACCGGCGACGAAGTGGTCCGTCAAGCCCTGCCCGACTTCGGGGAGATGATGGTGCACCGAGATGCCGTGCCTGCGGAGATGCTGCTCGTCGCCGATACCGGAGAGCATCAGCAGTTGAGGTGTGTTGACGGCCCCGCCTGCCACGATCACTTCGCCTTGGGCGCGGATGATTCGGCGGGCGCCGTCCTTCTCGTACTCGACACCCACCGCGGCGGTTCCGTCGAGCAGGATCCGGGTGGCGTGAGCCCCGGTGAGAACGGTGAGGTTGTTCCGTCCCCGGGCAGGCCGGAGGTAGGCATCGGCCACACTCCACCGAGCGCCGCGCCTCTGGGTCACCATCGATCGCGAAAACCCTTCGGGACGAGAACTGTTGGCTCGCTCGACAGGAAATCCGGTTTCTGCGGCCGCGTCGAGGAACGCGGTGGTGAGCGGTCGTGGACTGCGTTGCTCGGTGACGATGATCGGCCCGGAGTGTCCGGACTCGGGGTCGGTATCGTCCTGTACGCTTTCGATCCGGCGGAAGTACTCGAGCGCTCCGGAGAACGACCACGATGCGTCGCCGGTCAGCTCGGCCCATTCGTCGTAGTCTGCGGCGAAGCCTCGTACCCACATCATCGCGTTCATCGACGACGAGCCGCCGAGCATCTTGCCACGCGGCCAGTAGATCTTTCTGCCGCCGAGCGCTGGTTGTGGCTCCGTCAGGTAGTCCCAGTCGAGTTCGCTGCGGAACAATTTCGAGAACGCGGCGGGGATATGGACGAACTTGTTCTTGTCCTCTGGCCCGGCTTCGAGTGCGACCACCCGTTTTCGGGGGTCGGAGCTGAGTCGGTTGGCGAGCACGGCTCCTGCGGAACCGGTGCCCACGATGACGTAGTCCGCTACTGATGGCTGTTGAGTCATGTCCATCTCCGAGTGTGAGACGACTGCTCCGAGATTTCTGGTTCCGGTCCGAGCGTAGGCGCTCACCTGCGGAAACGCGAGACCTACGTCCTGGCTCACTACGCCTGACGTGCCGTCGGCAATTCGAGGGTGAACCGGGCTCCTCGACCCGGCCCTGCGCTGTACGCGCGGATGCGACCGTCGTGGGCTTCGACGAGCGCCCGCGCGATCGTGAGCCCGATGCCGGTGCCGCCGTGGTTCCGGTCGCGCGCGGTGTCGGCACGATAGAACCTGTCGAAGAGATGGTCGAGGTGATCGGACGAGATTCCGCTGCCCGTGTCGGCCACGGTGATCTCTGTCCGCGCGCGGTCGAGCATGCACGTGGCGACGGTGACGGTGCCACCTTCCGGGGTGTGTCGCAGAGCGTTGTCCAGCAGGTTCGCCAGTACCTGCCCGAGCCGATCCGGATCGACCGTCACCGGCGCGGATTCGGCGACGTCGACGTGCAGCGCCACCCCTTTGCCGTCGTACTGTTCACGCACCGCGCCGACTGCCGTGGTGACAAGCGTGCCGGTGGTGGTGGGCACTGGAGTGATGCGCGTGATGTGCTCCTCGGCGCGGGAGACGGCGGTGATGTCCTGCGCCAGGCGGCTCAATCGGTGGGTGGCGCCTCGCAGGATCTGCCGGGTGTCGTCGTCGAAGCTGCGGACGCCGTCCTCGAGTGCTTCCAGGTAGGAGTCGAGTGTGGCGATGGGCGTGCGCATTTCGTGACCCAGGTCGGCCAGCATCCTGCGGCGGGTGGTTTCGGTGGCTTCCAGTCGTCGCGCGAGTTCGTTGAAACTGGCTGCCAGTTCGTCGAATTCGTGGCCGAGTTCGGGGCTGGGGACGCGGGTGTCGTAGCGACCTCCGGCGATCTGTGCGGTGGAGGTGGTCACCGTGTCGAGCGAGCGCTGGATGCGACGCGCGATGTACCAACTGACCACCGATGCCAGCAGCACCGCGATCGCGATGGCCAGGCCCCACGCGAGGATGATGGCTCGGGTGAAGGCTTCTTCGACGTGGGCGGCCTGGCTCGAGTTGTGATCGATCCCGGCTTGCCCGAGATGGTCGTGGAAGATTCCGGGGGCCAGGGCGGACGCGACGAGCCATGCGCTGACGGCACATCCGACGACCACGGCGAACAGGGCGACGAACAGGCGCGTGCCGAAGCTCGTCGCGGCGGGGGAGCGGGACGTCATTGCCCCGTTCCCATCCGGTAGCCGACGCCCCGTACGGTGCGCACGAAACGTCCCTGGTTCGCGTCGTCACCGAGTTTGCGGCGCAGATGGCCGATGTGTACGTCCACGAGGTGTTCGTCGCCGACCCAGTTCTGCCCCCACACGGCCGCGATGAGCTGTGCCCGGGTGAACACGACGCCGGGGTCCTGGGACAGGGCGGCGAGGATGTCGAACTCGGTGCGGGTGAGCGCGACCGGTGTGCCGGACACGGTGACCTCCCGTCCGTCGACGTCGATGGACAGATCCCCGAACACGCGGTCCTGCCGGCCCGGAGAGGCTGCGATCGGCGCGGCGGTTCGGGGACGACGCAGCATGGCCTGGATGCGGGCCATGAGTTCGCGCGGGCTGAACGGTTTCGTGAGGTAGTCGTCGGCTCCGACGGACAGGCCGATCAGGGTGTCGATCTCGTCGGTGCGGGCGGTGAGCATCACGACGTAGGCGTCGGAGAAGGTGCGCAGTTGCCGGCACACCTCGATGCCGTCGAGTCCGGGTAGGCCGAGGTCGAGCACGAGGATGTCGGGGTCGACCCGGCGGGCGAGGGTCACGGCCTCGGATCCGTCGCCGGTGATCGTCACGTCGAAACCGTCGCGTTCGAGATACGAACCGACGAGGTTCGCCAGCGACTCCTCGTCTTCGACGACCATGGCCCGCATCCGGGCGGTCGAGCTCGCGGCGGGTGCGGATCCGCCGGATGGTCCCGTCGGGCGAACAGAGGAAGGCATGGGATCCATCATCGTCACCCGCCGTGGTGCTGACGACGTGCCCGCACTTCTTGAGCAAATCTTCATGCGATCTCCATCCGAACCCGGGAGCACGCGGGTGAGGGTGGGCGGTATGAACAAGAAGGCTCTGACCGCCGGTGCGATCGCTCTGGCAGTGGCATTCACAACGTCTGCATGCAGTGGTTCCGGTGGTGACGAGGGAACGACCAGCGCCCCGACCGCCGCGACGTCCGACGCGAACATCGCGTCGTTCGATCAGGAAGACGTCATGTTCTCCCGGATGATGATCCCGCACCACGCGCAGGCCATCGAGATGAGTGACATGCTGCTCGCCAAGGACGGGATCCCGGAGCCGGTGAGAGCGCTGGCCGAGCAGATCAAGGCCGAGCAACAGCCCGAGATCGAACAGTTCGAGGTGTGGCTCGACGAGTGGGACATGACGCCCATGCACAGGGAGGACACTCCCCGGATGGACAGACTCGACATGCCCGGCATGCCACACATGGGCGACATGCCACACATGGACGGGATGATGAGCGAGCAGGACATGCAGGCACTGTCCGACGCCCAAGGCGTCGCCGCCGCCCGTATGTACCTGGAGCAGATGATCGTCCACCACGAGGGAGCGATCGAGATGGCGCAGGGCGAGATCGAGGACGGGCGGTATCCCGACACTGTCGAGCTGGCTCGCACCATCGCCGACACCCAGCAGAAGGAAATCGACACGATGCGTCAGCTGTTGACCACTCTGTAGCCGATCTGCGTCGCGGGTTCGTCCCGTCGGCCGAGTGAGGAGCCGTCGATGTCCCAACAGGTGCACGAACACACCCACGAACACGCCGGTCGCGATCGGCATGCCGGACACGGCGCGCACGGTGAGATGTTCCGGCGACGGTTCTGGGTCAGCCTGATCCTGTCGGTGCCGGTCGTGGTCTTCAGCCACATGGTTGCCGAACTCTTCGGCTATCACCTGCCGGATGTTCCCGGAATCGAGTGGATCCCGCCGGTGCTGGGCACCGTCATCTTCTTCTACGGTGGCGTCCCGTTCCTCACCGGAGGCTGGGCCGAACTACGGTCCCGCCAACCGGGAATGATGCTGCTGATCGCCATGGCGATCAGCGTCGCCTTCGTCGCGTCGTGGGCCACGACACTCGAGGTCGGCGGGTTCGACCTGGACTTCTGGTGGGAATTGGCGCTGCTGATCGTCATCATGCTGCTCGGCCACTGGCTCGAGATGCGGGCGCTGGGTTCGGCGTCCGGCGCACTGGAGGCGCTGGCCGCGATGCTGCCCGACACGGCCGAGAAGATCACCGACGACGGTGTGGTCGAGGTGCCGCTGCATGAGGTGACCCTCGGTGACGTGGTGCTCGTGCGCGCGGGGGCGCGCGTGCCCGCCGACGGCACGGTCATCGACGGCGCCGCCGAGGTCGACGAATCGATGGTCACCGGTGAATCGAAGACCGTCACCCGCGACGTCGGCGATACGGTGGTCGCGGGCACCGTCGCCACCGACAGTGCGTTGCGGGTGCGGATCACGGCGGTGGGGGAGGACACCGCGCTGGCCGGCATCCAGCGCATGGTCGCCGATGCCCAGGCGTCCTCGTCCCGCGCGCAGGCCCTGGCGGATCGCGCTGCGGCCTTCCTCTTCTACTTCGCCGCGATCGCGGGCGTTCTTACCTTCCTCGTCTGGACGCTGCTCGGCAATCTCGACGAAGCTGTGGTCCGCACGGTGACCGTTCTGGTCATCGCCTGCCCCCACGCGCTGGGTCTGGCGATCCCGCTGGTGATCGCCATTTCGACCGAACGTGCGGCCCGGGCGGGTGTGCTCGTCAAGGATCGGCTGGCGCTCGAACGCATGCGCACGGTCGACGCGGTGCTGTTCGACAAGACCGGCACCCTCACGCAGGGCAGGCACGAGGTCACCGGCGTCGTCACCACGGCGGGAACCGACGAGGAACGTCTGCTCGCCGTGGCAGCAGCGGTCGAAGCCGACAGCGAGCACCCCGTGGCGCGGGCCATCGTGACGGCCGCCGACGCTCGCGTGCCGGCGGCGGAGCGGATGGCGGTGACGGACTTCCGGTCGTTGCCCGGTCGCGGGGTGCGTGGGCTGATCGACGGTGTGGAGGTGACGATCGGTGGACCGTCCATGCTGACGTCCCTTCAGTTGTCGGTGCCCGACGACGTCGCCGCGGCCACCGAAGGATGGGTGCAGCGTGGTGCGTCGGTGCTGCACGTCTCCTACGACGGTCGGGTGCTCGGGGCTGTGGCGCTCGAGGATGCCGTGCGCGACGAATCCCGCCAGGCCGTCGACGCTTTGCATGCGCGCGGCGTGACGGTAGCGATGATCACCGGTGATGCCCGGCAGGTGGCCGACGCCGTTGCGGCCGATCTCGGCATCGACGAGGTGTTCGCCGAAGTACTGCCGGAGAACAAGGACGCGAAGGTCGCCGAATTGCAGGAGCGCGGGCACACCGTCGCGATGGTCGGTGACGGCGTCAACGATGCTCCGGCTCTGGCTCGCGCCGATGTCGGCATCGCGATCGGGGCAGGGACGGACGTGGCGATCGAGTCGGCCGGCGTCGTCCTCGCGGCGAACGATCCACGGGCGGTGCTGTCGATCGTCGAACTCTCGCACGCGAGTTACCGCAAGATGTGGCAGAACCTGCTCTGGGCAACTGGATACAACATCGTCGCCGTTCCGTTGGCGGCCGGCGTGCTCGCCTTCGCCGGTGTCGCGATCTCGCCGGCAGTGGCCGCGGTGCTCATGTCGGCGTCGACGATCGTCGTGGCGCTCAATGCTCAGACGCTCCGCCGTCTCGATCTCGACCCTGCTCATGCCGCCATGGGACGACGTTCGCAATAACTTCCCTTTTGTTGTCGCGCGCAAGCAACAGATCTGTGAGACGATCTCAATCGCATAACGTATCGGTGCCGCTACGGAGGACGCGACATCGATATACGGGGTTGCCGACGTCCGAGTGCAGGGAGGTACTCGAGTGTCGGCGCGTCTCGGGGAGGAGACACACAATGAGGGTTCTTCCGTCATGACCACGGTTCGTCACACGAACGACGATGCTGTGCAAGACATTTCGGGTATCCACACCAGTACCGGTGCGCCGGTCGGCGGTCGGATGTCCACCCGATGGGACTGGCAGAAGTCCTACGTCAACACTCTGTTCGTCACCGACAGTCTGGTGGTCGCGCTGGCAGTCGCCCTCGCGCACGTGATGCGGTTCGGGCAGGACTCGCTCGTCACCATGGACGGCGTCGGAACGCTGAGTTACACGCTCATTTCCGTCGCATTCGGCGTCGCGTGGATCGCTTTCCTGGCTCTTTTTCGCACACGGTCGAGGCGGGTGATCGGGGCCGGCTTCGAGGAATATCAGCGCGTCGTCTCGGCAACGCTCTATCTCTTCGGTCTGGTCGCCATCGTCGCGCTCATCTTCCGGATGGAGCTCGCGCGTGGCTATCTCGCCATCGCTCTGCCGGTCGGTCTCGCGGGCCTGCTGTTCTTCCGATGGGTCTGGCGACGGGCCGTCGCACGGAGGCGTCGGAAGGGTGAATTCACGACGTCGGTGCTCGTGGTGGGTGGCGCTCGCGCAGTTCGTCACATGGCCAGCACATTCCAGCGCCGCAGCGGCGAGGGTTATCGCGTGGTGGGCGTGTGCGTGCCGCGGTATTCCGGCGTGCCGGGGGAGAGCATCGATGTGGACGGACGCCAGATCCCGATCCATGGCGACGAGAGCACCGTCGTCGAAGCGCTGCGGGCCTCCGGGGCCGACACCGTCGCGGTGACCGCCACCGAGACCCTCGGCCACGAAGGCATCCGCGACCTGCTGTGGGAGCTCGAACCCGAGCGCGCCGATCTGGTGGTGGCCACCGGTGTCGTCGACGTCGCCGGTCCGCGCATCGAGATGCGCCCGGTTGCCGGGTTGCCGCTGATCCATGTGGAGAAGCCGAGCTATCACGGTGCCAAGCGCAGCGGGAAGCGTCTGTTCGACCTCGCGTTCTCGCTCGGCGCTCTGCTCGCGCTGGCCCCGGTCTTCGCTGTGGTCGCTCTGCTGATCAAGCTCGAGGACGGCGGTCCGATCTTCTACAAGTCCGAGCGCATCGGACTCGACGGCACCCCGTTCGGAATGATCAAGTTCCGCTCGATGGTGCAGAACGCCGACAAGATGGTCGACACCTTGCTCGATCAGAACGAGGGCGCCGGCCTGCTGTTCAAGATGAGGGAGGATCCGCGCGTCACTCGTGTGGGCCGGGTCCTGCGCCGGTTCAGCCTCGACGAGTTGCCGCAGTTCCTCAACGTCGTGCGCGGAGAGATGAGCGTGGTGGGTCCGCGTCCGCCGCTGCGTCGCGAGGTGGAGAGCTACGACGGCCGGGTCAAGCGTCGCCTGCTCGTGCGTCCGGGTGTGACGGGTCTGTGGCAGGTCAGTGGCCGCTCGGATCTGTCGTGGGACGAGTCGGTGCGTCTGGATCTGTCGTATGTGGAGAACTGGTCGATGGTCTCCGACGTGCTGATCATCATGAAGACCGTGAAGGCGGTCGTCGCCAGCGAAGGCGCGTACTGACCTTCGATCGGAAGCGACGCTGGCAGCAAGATCAACTAAGCGCTAGTGTCACAGTCTGTCGCCGTCCCCTGCACGGCGACGTCGAGCCCCGCCGGAAGGTTACTCGCATGCCCTTCCGGCGGGGTCTCTCTGTTTATCGGGCACGTTTTCTCTCGTCCGGGGTACGTCTTGCGCCGAGCTGCAGGGTGAATTCTTCGGGTGATATCCGGCCGGGCAGGTAACGAAGCGCGAAGTTGGACCGTTGTCCAAGTTGTGTATTGGCTTGCGTTCGTACTCCTCGGCTGGGGTGTCTTGTCCGTCGCCGCAGCGTTGATCTTCGGACGAATCATTCGTGTTCGCGACCAGCGCGAGGTCCCCCCGCCGTTTCATGAAGGCGGTGGTACGCGGGTGCAGGACGCCGGTCGAGTCGGCGGCGGCCGCCGTTGAAGTCTTCGAATATCCTGTGGCGTTTGCAACGTGGGTCTGGCGGGAAGCCGACTGTCGACGACATCTACGCAGTTCGACGACTCCACTGATCCACAGGACGGTATTCATGCCTGAAGAAGACGTACACACCACTAAGACCGATCAACTGAAGTTTCAGGATCCGACTACTCGCTACCCGTCCATCTCACCTCCGAAGCAGGACCAGCCCGAGCCGGGACTCGACGCCGACATGGTGCCCAAAGCCGACATCGGCGAGTTCTCGTACAGGGGCACGGGCCGCCTCGAAGGTCGCAAGGCGCTGATCACCGGTGGTGACTCCGGCATCGGCGCAGCTACTGCCATCGCATTCGCTCGTGAAGGTGCGGACGTCGCGATCTCGTACCTGCCGGACGAAGAACCCGACGCCAAGAACGTCGCACGCATCATCACCGAGAGCGGGCGCAAGGCGGTCACGCTTCCCGGTGATCTGACGGATGCGTCGTTCTGCTCCGACGTCGTGAACCAGGCGGTCGAGCAGCTCGGCGGACTGGACATCCTGGTCAACAACGCGGGCAAGCAGATTGCGGTCGAGGGCCTCGACGACCTGCCTGACGATCAGCTCGAGCAGACCTTCCAGGTCAACATCCTCGCGATGTTCCGCACCACGCGTGCGGCGCTCAAGCATCTGCAGCCGGGCTCGACGATCATCAACACCACCTCGATCGTGGCGTATCAGCCGTCGCCGGCGTTGATCGACTATTCGTCGACGAAGGCGGCCATCAACAACTTCACGAAGAACATGGCGACCCAGCTGGCGGAGAAGGGTATCCGTGTGAATGCGGTTGCGCCCGGACCGATCTGGACTCCTCTGCAGCCCTCGGACGGTCAGCCGAAGGAGGAGCTGCCCGAGTTCGGGCAGAACACTCCGCTCGGACGCGCGGGGCAGCCGACCGAGTTGGCACCGGCGTACGTGTTCCTGGCGTCGCCGGAATCGAGCTACGTGGTGGGTTCGACGATCCACGTCAACGGAGGGATGCCGTCGCCCTAGGAGCCGGACAAAAGATCGTGCGCGTCGGTGATGTCCACCGACGCGCACGACTCGTTCTGGAAAATCAGACCGCGCTGCGTACAGCCTGTCCGGAAGTGCGTCCCCTAGCTGCCGAGATCGGCACGACCGAAGCAACGTCGGCGGAGGCTTCCGCAAGGATCTGCTCGGGACCGGCGCAGGTGCTTGCGCACGTGATCCCTCGAGCACGGAGCTTCTGAAGAATGAGTGCTTCGGCGGCGGTGCAATAGCCGTCGAGGATGTCTTCGGTGAGGATCGCGTAGTCCACTTCGTCTTCGAAAGCGGTCGTAGTTTCGATGCCTGCGTCGTCGAGGCGCTCCTGCAGTTCTGTCCACCGGTCGAGTGCGACGGCGTTGGAGGGAGTGCCGAGAAAAAGTACCCGTGCCGGTCGGTCGGAAAGCAATGAGGTCGTCACAGGCTGCTCCAGGGTGCGAGTAGGTCAGGTGAAACCGAATAGCCACTCCCGGTAGGGAGTTACACCTTCACCTGCGAAATGTGTTGTTTCACACTGTGTACAGGACCTGTTCACCCGCCGCTACCCGGACAACCATCAGGAAACACGAATGTGACAGAAGTGGTTACGGTTCGGACCGAGCGGCAAGGACTTTCGTCCCGAAATTCTTCATCAAACTCGCGAAAGCGACAATCTTTCATGAGTGAGCGGTGAGCCCCATTGATCGCACTACTGCCTGCGAGGAGGCCCGAGCACAACCGCGCCTGGCCCGACGCCCTGCGACAGAGCCGCAAGAACCTCGACCACCGACCAGGCAGTGATTGCGGAGGTGCGCCCGCTCGAAGTCGGGTCGATCGAGTTCTCGAACGCGAGCTTGTACCGACCGAGCGGCGACGCCCACTCCACGATGTGGCGGGTGCTGGTGGCATCCGGGTCGGCCACGACCACCACCTCGACCCGATCGAGTCCGAGCGTTGCAAGTGCGAGAGCCACCGACGAGTTCGAGGTTCGAGGGAAGGCCAGCGCTGCTTCTCGGGCCGTTCCCCGGAACACCTCGCGTTGGGCGTTTAGGCGTTCTTCGATGCCGAGAGCATTGGGTCGTTTGATCGTGGTGTGGGTCAGGCAGGCGTCGCGTGTTCCTGCTCGTGCCGCCGCAGCCAGAATGTCGAAGCCGCCGATGGCACCCGTCGGCAGCAGCACACGTCCTGGTCCGGCACCGAACGATTCCACGTCGAAGCCCCGCTCCGCGAAGACACCACATGAGCAGACGATGATGTCCTTGCCGCGTTTCACCACGTCGGGTAGAAGAGTCCGAGCGGCGTCAACCGTGGCAGCTTCCACCACGATGTCGGCGGTGTGGAGCGCAGCGTCGGTCTCCTCCGCACTGCCGCGTGAGGTCAACACGGCCGTGAGGCCTACGTCCGGCACCGCGCCCTCGCGTAGAGCGTCGATCACCGTCTGCCCGATCGCGCCGGCTCCAACGACGCACACGGCGATCGGTTGACGCTCGATCCCTTCGGCGGCCAGTTGCCTCACATCCTTCGCGGCCTATAGCCGTCGACGACTGCGGATTGTGGGGTCATGGTACCCGGCGGTGGGAAGACCGGAGGGGAGGCGACCTGACCTTCATTGCTCGTGCCACGGCGCTCACCAAGTAGATGCACCCGCTGCAGTGCTCCGAACACGATGAGCCGGAAGACATATCCGCCGGCACTGGGCAGCTCGATTTCGGCCGCGGCAAAGAGTGTGTTCATCGTGTTCCACATGAG harbors:
- a CDS encoding SRPBCC family protein, with the protein product MAATVSDRFDIDATPEQVMRALEDVERIPEWSSAHKSVEVLTRDADGRPQRVRMTLSLFGFSDTQTIEHDWTERSTSWTLVESAMQRSQDGEYALEQISRGTRVHVTMSLEPKVPVPGFVLKRGQKHAVEAVRKGLTEFVLTHYI
- a CDS encoding GMC family oxidoreductase, with the translated sequence MTQQPSVADYVIVGTGSAGAVLANRLSSDPRKRVVALEAGPEDKNKFVHIPAAFSKLFRSELDWDYLTEPQPALGGRKIYWPRGKMLGGSSSMNAMMWVRGFAADYDEWAELTGDASWSFSGALEYFRRIESVQDDTDPESGHSGPIIVTEQRSPRPLTTAFLDAAAETGFPVERANSSRPEGFSRSMVTQRRGARWSVADAYLRPARGRNNLTVLTGAHATRILLDGTAAVGVEYEKDGARRIIRAQGEVIVAGGAVNTPQLLMLSGIGDEQHLRRHGISVHHHLPEVGQGLTDHFVAGLGYSVDDGSLFSAGTISEFVNYLLRRKGTLTSCVEEAYGFVRSRPDLSVPDLEIFFSPAPFFDQGLVVPTQHTVIIGAILLAPVSRGQITLRSADHTVKPIIDPRYLSDSAGIDRNAMLEGLRLCSVLASAPSLKSRLGPRIRPIPRPGTHDEEMFVHALEELGQTIYHPVGTCRMGRDGTGVVTSRLRVRGIDKLRIADASVMPTTIHGHTHAPTVLIGEKAADLIRHG
- a CDS encoding sensor histidine kinase, which codes for MTSRSPAATSFGTRLFVALFAVVVGCAVSAWLVASALAPGIFHDHLGQAGIDHNSSQAAHVEEAFTRAIILAWGLAIAIAVLLASVVSWYIARRIQRSLDTVTTSTAQIAGGRYDTRVPSPELGHEFDELAASFNELARRLEATETTRRRMLADLGHEMRTPIATLDSYLEALEDGVRSFDDDTRQILRGATHRLSRLAQDITAVSRAEEHITRITPVPTTTGTLVTTAVGAVREQYDGKGVALHVDVAESAPVTVDPDRLGQVLANLLDNALRHTPEGGTVTVATCMLDRARTEITVADTGSGISSDHLDHLFDRFYRADTARDRNHGGTGIGLTIARALVEAHDGRIRAYSAGPGRGARFTLELPTARQA
- a CDS encoding response regulator transcription factor: MVVEDEESLANLVGSYLERDGFDVTITGDGSEAVTLARRVDPDILVLDLGLPGLDGIEVCRQLRTFSDAYVVMLTARTDEIDTLIGLSVGADDYLTKPFSPRELMARIQAMLRRPRTAAPIAASPGRQDRVFGDLSIDVDGREVTVSGTPVALTRTEFDILAALSQDPGVVFTRAQLIAAVWGQNWVGDEHLVDVHIGHLRRKLGDDANQGRFVRTVRGVGYRMGTGQ
- a CDS encoding DUF305 domain-containing protein, whose protein sequence is MNKKALTAGAIALAVAFTTSACSGSGGDEGTTSAPTAATSDANIASFDQEDVMFSRMMIPHHAQAIEMSDMLLAKDGIPEPVRALAEQIKAEQQPEIEQFEVWLDEWDMTPMHREDTPRMDRLDMPGMPHMGDMPHMDGMMSEQDMQALSDAQGVAAARMYLEQMIVHHEGAIEMAQGEIEDGRYPDTVELARTIADTQQKEIDTMRQLLTTL
- a CDS encoding heavy metal translocating P-type ATPase — protein: MSQQVHEHTHEHAGRDRHAGHGAHGEMFRRRFWVSLILSVPVVVFSHMVAELFGYHLPDVPGIEWIPPVLGTVIFFYGGVPFLTGGWAELRSRQPGMMLLIAMAISVAFVASWATTLEVGGFDLDFWWELALLIVIMLLGHWLEMRALGSASGALEALAAMLPDTAEKITDDGVVEVPLHEVTLGDVVLVRAGARVPADGTVIDGAAEVDESMVTGESKTVTRDVGDTVVAGTVATDSALRVRITAVGEDTALAGIQRMVADAQASSSRAQALADRAAAFLFYFAAIAGVLTFLVWTLLGNLDEAVVRTVTVLVIACPHALGLAIPLVIAISTERAARAGVLVKDRLALERMRTVDAVLFDKTGTLTQGRHEVTGVVTTAGTDEERLLAVAAAVEADSEHPVARAIVTAADARVPAAERMAVTDFRSLPGRGVRGLIDGVEVTIGGPSMLTSLQLSVPDDVAAATEGWVQRGASVLHVSYDGRVLGAVALEDAVRDESRQAVDALHARGVTVAMITGDARQVADAVAADLGIDEVFAEVLPENKDAKVAELQERGHTVAMVGDGVNDAPALARADVGIAIGAGTDVAIESAGVVLAANDPRAVLSIVELSHASYRKMWQNLLWATGYNIVAVPLAAGVLAFAGVAISPAVAAVLMSASTIVVALNAQTLRRLDLDPAHAAMGRRSQ
- a CDS encoding sugar transferase, which translates into the protein MTTVRHTNDDAVQDISGIHTSTGAPVGGRMSTRWDWQKSYVNTLFVTDSLVVALAVALAHVMRFGQDSLVTMDGVGTLSYTLISVAFGVAWIAFLALFRTRSRRVIGAGFEEYQRVVSATLYLFGLVAIVALIFRMELARGYLAIALPVGLAGLLFFRWVWRRAVARRRRKGEFTTSVLVVGGARAVRHMASTFQRRSGEGYRVVGVCVPRYSGVPGESIDVDGRQIPIHGDESTVVEALRASGADTVAVTATETLGHEGIRDLLWELEPERADLVVATGVVDVAGPRIEMRPVAGLPLIHVEKPSYHGAKRSGKRLFDLAFSLGALLALAPVFAVVALLIKLEDGGPIFYKSERIGLDGTPFGMIKFRSMVQNADKMVDTLLDQNEGAGLLFKMREDPRVTRVGRVLRRFSLDELPQFLNVVRGEMSVVGPRPPLRREVESYDGRVKRRLLVRPGVTGLWQVSGRSDLSWDESVRLDLSYVENWSMVSDVLIIMKTVKAVVASEGAY
- a CDS encoding SDR family oxidoreductase, which codes for MPEEDVHTTKTDQLKFQDPTTRYPSISPPKQDQPEPGLDADMVPKADIGEFSYRGTGRLEGRKALITGGDSGIGAATAIAFAREGADVAISYLPDEEPDAKNVARIITESGRKAVTLPGDLTDASFCSDVVNQAVEQLGGLDILVNNAGKQIAVEGLDDLPDDQLEQTFQVNILAMFRTTRAALKHLQPGSTIINTTSIVAYQPSPALIDYSSTKAAINNFTKNMATQLAEKGIRVNAVAPGPIWTPLQPSDGQPKEELPEFGQNTPLGRAGQPTELAPAYVFLASPESSYVVGSTIHVNGGMPSP